In Candidatus Pantoea floridensis, a single genomic region encodes these proteins:
- a CDS encoding GntR family transcriptional regulator: MTNQTALFSRLTSILADESRTPLYKRFATAIKDAVREGMLVHEEILPSEREFSQLLNISRITVRKAMDSLEKEGVVLRSRGYGTQISSQFEYSLKEPKGLSQQAVLRGKKPDTVWINKSKIHCSAEIAEKLGLSIGSDVYLLKRIRYVDEQAVSVEESWVPARYIADADAIGISLYDYFHQQQILPVKSQSRVSARMPDEALQQQIALPANVPVLVIKQLAMDAQGNPLEYSISYCRSDMYVFIAE; encoded by the coding sequence ATGACCAATCAAACTGCACTATTTTCGCGGCTGACTTCAATCCTTGCCGATGAAAGCCGTACCCCGCTGTACAAACGCTTCGCCACCGCAATTAAAGATGCGGTGCGTGAGGGAATGTTAGTGCATGAGGAGATCCTGCCAAGCGAACGCGAATTTAGCCAACTGCTGAACATCTCACGTATCACCGTGCGTAAGGCCATGGATTCGCTGGAAAAAGAGGGCGTGGTGCTGCGCTCACGCGGCTATGGTACGCAGATTTCCAGCCAATTCGAATATTCGCTGAAAGAACCCAAGGGTTTGTCACAGCAGGCGGTTTTGCGCGGCAAAAAACCTGATACGGTGTGGATCAACAAAAGCAAAATTCACTGTAGCGCTGAGATTGCTGAGAAGCTGGGGCTGAGTATTGGTAGCGATGTCTATCTGCTCAAGCGTATTCGTTATGTCGACGAACAAGCGGTATCGGTTGAAGAATCCTGGGTACCGGCGCGCTATATAGCCGACGCGGATGCGATTGGTATTTCGCTTTATGATTACTTCCACCAGCAGCAAATTCTGCCGGTGAAATCGCAAAGTCGAGTAAGCGCTCGCATGCCGGACGAGGCGCTCCAGCAGCAAATCGCCCTGCCCGCCAATGTGCCTGTTCTGGTGATTAAGCAACTGGCAATGGACGCACAGGGCAATCCGCTGGAGTACAGCATCAGCTACTGCCGCAGCGATATGTACGTGTTTATTGCTGAGTAA
- a CDS encoding amidase, whose protein sequence is MAVEPNLSQSVPDVLGASQQMHAGELSSEALVARCLENIKTHNPTLNAFGDVYAEQALEDAHQCDLERQQGVLRGPLHGIPFGIKDLFSTAGLRTTKGSLTSLDNVPDSDAPIIARLKQAGAILIGKTATTEFGWTGSSYSRVFGHGRNPWDPRLTSGGSSSGSAISVAARMVPAALGSDGGGSVRIPGAFCGIFALKASLGRIPTWPWSATEMLSHAGPMTRTVRDSALLFDLLSGPDARDHQALPAKTESWLERCDAPLAPLRVRYSPTLFNTPVDDRIAACVEQAVEHIAHALPVTLTARSLEWSTPFDTFDTLWSGGRGVAYGAALKQQLDKLDPGFAALIERAQHLDLADYLAAQKQRAAFANQVHALFDEVDLLITPTLPILPFAADRHVPETQPAGESGVEWARWTPFTWPFNLSGNPAATLPCGFTPEGLPVGLQVVGRRYAEADVLQFCAALEALMPWDQHCPAL, encoded by the coding sequence ATGGCGGTTGAACCTAATTTATCGCAGAGCGTGCCCGATGTTCTTGGCGCATCGCAGCAAATGCACGCGGGTGAGCTCAGCAGTGAGGCATTGGTTGCGCGCTGCCTGGAAAACATAAAAACCCACAATCCCACATTGAATGCGTTTGGCGATGTTTACGCTGAGCAAGCGCTTGAAGACGCGCATCAATGTGACCTGGAGCGTCAGCAGGGCGTGCTGCGTGGACCTTTACATGGCATCCCTTTTGGCATCAAAGATCTGTTTTCAACAGCTGGCCTGCGCACGACCAAAGGCTCGCTGACCTCACTTGATAATGTTCCCGACAGTGACGCGCCAATCATTGCGCGTCTCAAGCAAGCGGGAGCCATCCTTATTGGCAAAACCGCGACCACCGAATTTGGCTGGACGGGGTCGAGCTATTCACGGGTTTTTGGCCACGGTCGTAATCCCTGGGATCCCCGGCTTACCAGCGGCGGCTCCAGCTCGGGTTCGGCAATTAGCGTGGCGGCACGCATGGTGCCTGCGGCACTCGGTTCGGATGGCGGGGGATCGGTCCGAATTCCCGGGGCCTTTTGCGGCATTTTTGCACTTAAAGCGTCGCTGGGGCGCATTCCCACCTGGCCATGGTCCGCCACTGAAATGCTCAGCCATGCCGGGCCGATGACGCGTACGGTACGCGATAGCGCACTGCTGTTTGATCTGCTCTCCGGTCCGGATGCACGCGACCATCAGGCGCTGCCCGCTAAAACCGAATCCTGGCTGGAGCGCTGTGATGCGCCGTTAGCCCCGCTGCGGGTGCGCTACAGCCCAACGCTGTTTAATACGCCGGTGGACGATCGTATTGCCGCCTGTGTTGAGCAGGCCGTTGAACATATTGCGCATGCCTTACCGGTCACGCTGACCGCCCGTTCGCTGGAGTGGTCAACGCCATTCGATACCTTTGATACGTTGTGGAGCGGCGGCCGGGGTGTTGCTTACGGTGCAGCCTTAAAACAGCAGCTAGACAAACTCGATCCCGGCTTTGCTGCATTAATAGAACGCGCGCAGCATCTCGATCTGGCTGATTATCTTGCGGCACAAAAACAGCGTGCGGCTTTCGCCAATCAGGTACATGCGCTGTTCGATGAGGTGGATTTGCTGATTACGCCTACGTTGCCGATTTTGCCTTTTGCTGCCGATCGCCACGTGCCGGAAACGCAACCTGCGGGTGAGAGCGGCGTGGAGTGGGCGCGCTGGACGCCCTTTACCTGGCCGTTCAATTTGAGTGGTAATCCCGCTGCCACCCTACCCTGCGGATTTACCCCTGAAGGTCTACCGGTGGGATTGCAGGTTGTTGGCCGGCGTTACGCCGAAGCGGATGTCCTGCAGTTCTGCGCGGCGCTGGAAGCGTTGATGCCGTGGGACCAGCATTGCCCTGCGCTCTAA
- the corA gene encoding magnesium/cobalt transporter CorA — translation MVINCVAYRHGKREEHVDVADISEVLKEENSFVWMGLYQPDPAFMQTLQQEFSLHELAIEDALVAHQRPKIEQYGDSVFIVVKTAHMDDLQRISFGETHFFLGKNFLITVRHGSSEGYAEIRSKAEKNHAMLCGGPGYALYCILDFIVDNYSKITESLNERIGGLEEGMFTTRFDSDALQNVYHLRRELLALRNAALPVTEICQQLVRFHEDIIPKNLRAYLRDVQDHAHHVMIDAEDMREMLTSAMQVNLALVSVQQSEVNKKLAGWGAILIVPTIIFSMYGMNFPDMPELHTHFGYPAVVGVTVVICCVMWWRLKKASWL, via the coding sequence ATGGTAATCAACTGCGTCGCCTATCGTCACGGCAAGCGCGAAGAGCATGTCGATGTCGCCGACATTAGCGAAGTGCTCAAAGAGGAAAACTCCTTCGTCTGGATGGGGTTATATCAGCCCGACCCGGCCTTTATGCAGACGCTGCAACAGGAATTCAGCCTGCATGAACTGGCGATCGAAGATGCGCTGGTGGCACATCAGCGACCCAAGATTGAACAGTATGGCGATTCCGTGTTCATCGTGGTGAAAACTGCACATATGGACGATCTACAACGCATCAGCTTTGGCGAAACCCACTTCTTCTTAGGTAAAAACTTCCTGATCACCGTGCGTCATGGTTCATCAGAGGGCTATGCGGAAATTCGCAGCAAAGCAGAGAAAAATCACGCGATGTTGTGTGGCGGACCGGGCTATGCGCTCTACTGTATTCTTGATTTCATTGTCGATAATTACAGCAAAATCACCGAATCACTGAATGAGCGCATTGGTGGACTTGAAGAGGGGATGTTTACTACCCGCTTCGACAGCGATGCGCTACAAAATGTATATCATCTGCGGCGTGAACTGCTGGCGCTGCGCAACGCGGCGCTGCCAGTGACTGAAATCTGCCAGCAGCTGGTGCGCTTCCATGAAGATATCATTCCGAAAAATCTGCGCGCCTATCTACGTGATGTGCAGGATCATGCGCATCACGTAATGATCGATGCCGAAGACATGCGTGAGATGCTCACCAGCGCCATGCAGGTGAATCTGGCGCTGGTATCTGTGCAGCAAAGTGAAGTGAATAAAAAACTTGCCGGCTGGGGTGCAATTCTGATCGTACCGACAATTATCTTCAGCATGTATGGCATGAACTTCCCCGATATGCCCGAATTGCATACCCACTTTGGCTATCCGGCGGTGGTGGGCGTAACGGTAGTGATTTGTTGTGTGATGTGGTGGCGGCTGAAAAAAGCGAGTTGGCTGTAA
- a CDS encoding PfkB family carbohydrate kinase, whose translation MLTPDDLARLEGRLPVCVVGAAVVDVIADAYSLPHRGSDIELQQQGVNVGGCALNVAITLHRLGIPSINALPLGTGTWASIIRQKLAEYGIHSVLETAKGDNGWCLALVEPDGERTFLSVSGVENLWDATLLSTLPQPTNRWIYLSGYQLTSKSSDVLIDWLQQQSRPYQLLVDFGPRLADIGDTQFEQIMACHPLITVNRQEAELLWYERLGQPEPFDARQLMTRWQQRFAGAMVVRLDSEGAGFVNADTQGWIPALATNVVDTIGAGDSHAGGLLAGLASGWSLAESVALGNVVASYVVSQRGGDCAPDRATLSAYWQQRFTQQ comes from the coding sequence ATGTTAACGCCTGACGATCTGGCGCGACTCGAAGGCCGTCTGCCGGTATGCGTGGTAGGTGCAGCGGTGGTTGATGTGATTGCAGATGCCTACTCATTGCCCCATCGAGGCAGCGATATTGAACTTCAGCAGCAGGGCGTCAATGTAGGCGGATGCGCGCTGAATGTGGCGATTACGCTGCATCGCCTGGGAATTCCATCAATCAACGCGCTGCCGCTGGGCACTGGCACCTGGGCCAGCATTATTCGTCAGAAACTAGCGGAATACGGTATTCACAGCGTGCTGGAAACGGCGAAAGGCGATAACGGTTGGTGCCTGGCGCTGGTTGAACCCGATGGTGAACGCACCTTTCTGTCGGTGAGCGGCGTGGAAAATCTGTGGGATGCAACGTTGCTCAGCACACTCCCGCAGCCGACCAATCGCTGGATCTATCTCTCCGGCTATCAACTGACCAGCAAAAGCAGTGATGTATTGATTGACTGGCTGCAGCAGCAAAGCCGACCTTATCAGCTGCTGGTGGATTTCGGCCCACGTCTGGCGGATATCGGCGATACACAGTTCGAGCAGATTATGGCATGCCATCCACTGATTACAGTGAACAGACAGGAGGCGGAACTGCTGTGGTATGAGCGCCTCGGCCAGCCTGAACCCTTTGATGCTCGGCAGTTGATGACGCGCTGGCAGCAACGTTTTGCTGGTGCAATGGTGGTGCGATTGGACAGCGAAGGTGCCGGTTTCGTTAACGCAGATACGCAAGGTTGGATCCCGGCGCTGGCTACCAACGTTGTGGATACCATCGGCGCAGGCGACAGCCACGCTGGTGGCTTATTGGCGGGACTGGCATCAGGCTGGTCACTGGCGGAAAGCGTTGCGCTGGGCAACGTGGTGGCCTCTTACGTGGTATCGCAGCGTGGCGGCGATTGTGCGCCCGATCGCGCCACGTTAAGCGCCTATTGGCAACAGCGTTTTACTCAGCAATAA
- a CDS encoding nucleoside permease — MKTTIPKLSFMMFLEWFIWGAWFVPLWAFLSKNGFSPIEIAWCYACTSIAAILSPILVGSLADRFFQAQKVLSLLTIVGAILMFFAAQQTHFSGFFPLLLLYSLTYMPTIALTNSIAFSHVADVERDYPRIRVMGTLGWIASGIVCGFLPPLLGYGDISASNVPLLITAASSLILGIFALTLPATEPKSTGKFSVRVALGLDALHLLKDRSFLVFFVCSFLFSMPLAFYYIFAEGYLTEVGLPHATGWMTLGQISEIFFLLALPFFIKRFGIGKVLLLGLTTAALRYVFFVFGGDQNMLTYGLLFMGILLHGVSYDFYFITAYIYVDKKAPVAMRNAAQGLITLACQGIGSLLGYRLGGYLMQEMFAYDTPHNGQTFNWAGMWMFGSVMIVIITIAFIVLFRDGKKRSDELTAFDNSATAESHK, encoded by the coding sequence ATGAAAACAACAATCCCAAAACTGTCGTTCATGATGTTCTTAGAGTGGTTTATCTGGGGCGCATGGTTTGTACCGCTCTGGGCATTTCTCAGTAAAAACGGCTTTTCGCCGATTGAGATTGCCTGGTGCTACGCCTGTACCTCAATAGCGGCCATATTGTCTCCGATCCTTGTGGGATCGCTGGCCGATCGTTTTTTCCAGGCACAAAAAGTGTTGTCGCTTCTCACCATCGTTGGCGCAATTTTGATGTTCTTTGCTGCCCAGCAAACGCATTTTAGCGGCTTCTTCCCGCTGCTATTGCTCTATTCACTGACTTATATGCCAACCATTGCGTTGACCAACAGCATCGCATTTTCACACGTTGCGGATGTGGAACGAGATTATCCACGCATTCGCGTAATGGGAACCCTTGGCTGGATCGCATCGGGTATTGTCTGCGGCTTTCTGCCGCCACTGCTGGGATATGGCGACATCTCGGCAAGTAACGTGCCGTTACTGATCACCGCTGCAAGCTCGCTGATATTGGGCATATTTGCATTAACATTGCCAGCAACTGAACCCAAAAGCACCGGCAAATTCAGTGTTCGCGTTGCGCTCGGTCTCGATGCACTGCATTTATTGAAAGATCGGAGTTTCCTCGTCTTCTTTGTCTGTTCGTTCCTGTTCAGTATGCCCTTAGCGTTCTATTACATCTTTGCTGAAGGTTATTTAACGGAGGTCGGTTTGCCACATGCCACCGGCTGGATGACGCTGGGTCAAATATCAGAAATTTTCTTCCTGCTGGCGTTGCCATTCTTCATCAAGCGCTTTGGTATCGGCAAAGTGCTGCTACTAGGTTTAACCACCGCTGCGTTGCGCTATGTGTTCTTCGTGTTCGGCGGCGATCAAAACATGCTGACTTACGGTCTGCTCTTTATGGGCATTCTGCTGCACGGTGTTAGCTACGATTTCTACTTCATCACCGCCTACATCTATGTGGATAAGAAAGCACCGGTTGCGATGCGTAATGCTGCGCAGGGTCTTATCACGCTTGCCTGTCAGGGCATCGGCAGCCTGTTGGGTTACCGTCTTGGCGGGTATCTGATGCAGGAAATGTTTGCCTATGACACACCGCACAACGGGCAAACCTTTAACTGGGCCGGCATGTGGATGTTCGGTAGCGTGATGATCGTAATCATCACCATCGCCTTTATTGTTCTGTTCCGCGACGGCAAAAAGCGCAGCGATGAACTTACCGCATTTGATAACTCAGCAACGGCTGAAAGCCATAAATAA
- a CDS encoding helix-turn-helix domain-containing protein has protein sequence MTTPIDIIAVGLLRERQRAGLSITEVARRAGIAKSTLSQLEAGNGNPSLETLWALCVALNIPFARLMEPEVKRLQVIRRGEGMVVSAEMADYQAALLASCPPGGRRDLYLITSQPGAPRASKPHPPGSVEHIIIARGRALVGPSDEPVELHPGDYICYPADEPHVFEALEADTMAVQLSEQN, from the coding sequence TTGACCACGCCAATTGACATTATTGCTGTTGGATTATTGCGCGAACGCCAGCGCGCGGGGCTATCGATAACCGAAGTAGCACGCCGAGCGGGGATCGCTAAGTCAACGCTTTCACAGCTTGAGGCGGGCAATGGGAATCCCAGTCTCGAAACGCTATGGGCACTTTGCGTGGCGTTGAACATACCTTTTGCACGGCTGATGGAGCCTGAAGTTAAGCGCCTGCAGGTGATTCGCCGGGGCGAAGGGATGGTGGTATCAGCAGAGATGGCGGATTATCAGGCTGCATTGCTGGCAAGCTGTCCGCCCGGCGGACGGCGCGATCTTTATCTGATTACCAGCCAGCCTGGCGCACCGCGCGCCTCAAAACCTCATCCTCCGGGATCGGTAGAACATATCATTATTGCGCGCGGCCGGGCGCTGGTGGGCCCCAGCGATGAACCTGTCGAACTGCATCCCGGCGACTACATCTGCTACCCCGCTGACGAACCGCATGTATTCGAAGCATTAGAAGCGGACACAATGGCTGTACAGTTGTCGGAGCAGAATTAA
- a CDS encoding AzlC family ABC transporter permease yields the protein MRLGAVPLDRGVIKAIILVCLADGIVGLSYGSLAAAEGFPLWVPIALSTLVLAGASEFLFIGIVAGGGSPLTAAAAGLLVNARHLPFGIAVKDLVGKGSRSLLGCHIMNDESVVFGISQPKLAQRRAAYWICGLGIFTIWPLTVIGGAVIGRFIPDVSAIGLDAVFPAILIALIFPALRQRRTLIPATLGTALSVLATPFVPAGMPVLFSLLGLLSWRERKNAK from the coding sequence ATGCGTCTGGGTGCAGTGCCGCTTGATCGCGGTGTAATCAAAGCAATTATTCTGGTTTGTCTGGCCGATGGCATTGTCGGGCTCTCTTATGGTTCACTGGCGGCCGCTGAAGGTTTTCCGCTATGGGTACCCATTGCACTCTCAACCTTAGTGCTAGCGGGCGCGTCGGAATTTCTGTTTATCGGTATTGTCGCGGGCGGTGGTAGTCCACTGACGGCAGCCGCAGCGGGTTTACTGGTCAACGCCCGTCATCTGCCATTCGGTATCGCGGTAAAGGATTTAGTCGGCAAGGGCAGTCGCAGCCTGCTGGGCTGCCACATCATGAATGATGAAAGCGTCGTGTTTGGGATCTCCCAACCAAAGCTGGCTCAGCGTCGTGCGGCGTACTGGATTTGTGGATTAGGGATCTTCACTATCTGGCCGTTGACGGTCATCGGCGGTGCAGTGATCGGGCGCTTTATTCCTGATGTCTCGGCGATTGGTCTTGATGCGGTATTTCCAGCGATTTTGATCGCCCTGATTTTCCCGGCGTTGCGTCAGCGTCGCACGCTGATCCCAGCAACCCTTGGCACCGCATTATCCGTATTAGCAACGCCGTTTGTTCCTGCTGGCATGCCGGTGCTGTTTTCACTGCTGGGCTTACTCAGCTGGCGGGAGCGTAAAAATGCAAAATAA
- a CDS encoding DeoR/GlpR family DNA-binding transcription regulator, with translation MINQPRLDEIKRILSHEKRVRVTELAQKFVVSEETIRRDLKFLEEQGVLRRVHGGAILPVSSEEQPLQIRSRIKPRAKVRIGQLASDLVEEGMALFLDTGTSTLALAQQLTRFSRLKIITNSMDIAALLTQQSENAVTLTPGRVRRNDNALIGPHTLEFARQFHYDIAFMGIGAVDRENGFMDYEEPEALLRRVLSTHCRQSVILADEGKFGLRTFVNTLPFSAVDTLVTNAPPAAAFVASLENAHVNILHPGTAADDITRLSGV, from the coding sequence ATGATCAATCAGCCGCGACTCGATGAAATTAAACGGATTTTGAGCCACGAAAAACGGGTGCGCGTGACCGAGCTGGCGCAAAAGTTTGTGGTCTCGGAAGAGACTATTCGACGTGATTTGAAGTTTCTTGAAGAGCAGGGCGTATTACGGCGAGTGCACGGTGGGGCCATTTTGCCGGTCTCCAGCGAGGAGCAGCCGCTGCAAATTCGCAGCCGTATCAAACCGCGGGCGAAAGTGCGAATTGGACAGTTAGCCAGCGATCTGGTGGAGGAGGGGATGGCACTATTTCTTGATACGGGCACCTCAACCCTGGCGCTGGCACAGCAGTTAACGCGCTTTTCGCGTCTGAAAATTATTACTAATTCGATGGATATCGCCGCGTTGCTAACGCAACAAAGCGAGAACGCTGTGACGCTAACACCAGGGCGCGTTCGGCGAAATGATAACGCACTGATTGGCCCCCATACGCTGGAGTTTGCCCGGCAGTTTCACTACGACATCGCTTTCATGGGCATTGGCGCAGTGGATCGGGAAAACGGCTTTATGGACTACGAAGAGCCTGAGGCGTTGTTACGGCGCGTGCTGAGCACGCACTGCCGTCAGAGTGTGATTCTGGCGGATGAAGGCAAATTTGGACTGCGAACCTTTGTGAATACGCTGCCGTTTAGCGCGGTCGACACCTTAGTGACCAATGCGCCTCCTGCGGCAGCTTTTGTAGCGAGTCTGGAGAATGCACATGTCAACATCCTCCATCCCGGCACGGCCGCGGATGACATCACAAGACTATCAGGCGTTTGA
- a CDS encoding GNAT family N-acetyltransferase, which yields MDIIPARPHHAAAIQKIYAWHVIHGTATFETEPPSESEMQNRVLDVQQRGGFWLVAQENDRVLGYCYLAPYRPRYAYRFTLEDSIYLDTEQTGKGIGRALLQKAIALAEAAGFRQIIAIIGDSANEGSLGLHRALGFEHTGIMKSVGFKHGRWLDTVVMQRSLGLGDSQPPER from the coding sequence ATGGACATCATTCCCGCTCGACCTCATCACGCTGCTGCCATTCAGAAAATCTACGCCTGGCACGTAATACACGGTACTGCGACCTTTGAAACCGAGCCGCCCTCTGAAAGCGAAATGCAAAATCGCGTGCTGGATGTGCAGCAGCGCGGCGGGTTTTGGCTGGTGGCACAGGAAAATGATCGCGTGCTGGGTTACTGCTATCTGGCACCGTATCGCCCGCGCTATGCCTATCGATTTACGCTGGAGGATTCGATTTATCTCGATACGGAGCAAACCGGTAAAGGCATTGGACGTGCGCTGCTGCAAAAAGCCATCGCACTGGCTGAAGCGGCGGGGTTTCGTCAGATCATCGCGATTATTGGCGATAGCGCCAATGAGGGCTCGCTGGGATTACATCGCGCTCTCGGGTTTGAGCACACTGGCATAATGAAGTCGGTCGGTTTCAAACATGGCCGCTGGCTCGACACCGTGGTGATGCAGCGTTCACTTGGTCTCGGAGACAGCCAACCGCCTGAACGTTAA
- a CDS encoding GNAT family N-acetyltransferase translates to MKPRLARCDETAALWRIRNLAIRHGCQSVYPADVIAAWTPDTLPLGYFEAVKSNPFYVIDDPEHGVAATGFLDLHSGSVEAIFTLPACNGKGYASAIMQAIIDEAKKRGFSQLTLAATPNASSFYQRHGFSVVREALYPSTLAQADLACVEMVRDL, encoded by the coding sequence ATGAAACCGCGTTTAGCCCGCTGCGATGAAACCGCCGCGCTGTGGCGCATTCGTAATCTCGCCATTCGCCACGGTTGCCAATCGGTTTATCCGGCTGACGTTATCGCGGCATGGACGCCCGATACGTTACCCCTCGGCTATTTCGAGGCGGTGAAAAGCAATCCGTTTTACGTTATCGATGATCCGGAACACGGCGTGGCTGCGACCGGTTTTCTCGATCTCCACAGCGGCAGCGTTGAAGCCATATTTACGCTGCCCGCCTGCAACGGCAAAGGTTACGCTAGCGCTATCATGCAGGCGATTATCGATGAAGCGAAAAAGCGCGGTTTCTCCCAACTGACGCTGGCCGCCACCCCTAATGCCAGTAGTTTCTATCAGCGCCACGGTTTTAGCGTGGTGCGCGAAGCGCTTTATCCCTCAACGCTGGCCCAGGCCGATCTCGCCTGCGTTGAAATGGTTCGCGATCTTTAA
- a CDS encoding ADP-ribosylglycohydrolase family protein: protein MQEKRILGAFYGQALGDAMGMPSELWPRSRVKQHFGWIDRFLPGPAENNAACYFGRASFTDDTSMALALADAIVTHEGEINAETIGANILQWAEAFDAFNKNVLGPTSKMALNAMKAGTPVSQLENNGMTNGAAMRVSPLGCLLPAHDLSAFIDAVALASSPTHKSDVAISGATVIAWAVSRAIDGAGWTSIRDELPAIARAAQEKRVTTFSASMAARLELALDVVKQGRGVESTMQQIYDLVGTGTSTIESVPAAIAMVELAETNPNRCAILCANLGGDTDTIGAMAVAICGALNGIDSIDSELKAELDAANALDFTRYSAAFTRFRQQREAAYVNA from the coding sequence CTGCAAGAAAAAAGGATTTTAGGCGCGTTTTACGGCCAGGCACTGGGGGACGCAATGGGCATGCCATCAGAGTTGTGGCCGCGATCCCGCGTAAAGCAACACTTCGGCTGGATCGACCGGTTTCTGCCCGGGCCGGCTGAAAATAATGCCGCCTGCTATTTTGGCCGTGCCTCTTTTACTGATGATACGTCGATGGCGCTGGCATTGGCCGATGCCATCGTAACTCACGAGGGCGAGATCAATGCGGAAACCATTGGAGCGAATATTTTGCAATGGGCGGAGGCGTTTGATGCGTTCAATAAGAACGTACTGGGGCCCACCTCCAAAATGGCGCTTAACGCGATGAAAGCTGGCACTCCAGTATCCCAGCTTGAAAACAACGGTATGACAAACGGTGCAGCGATGCGCGTTTCTCCGCTCGGCTGTCTGCTGCCTGCACATGATCTTTCAGCGTTTATTGATGCCGTCGCGCTGGCGTCGAGTCCAACGCATAAATCTGACGTAGCCATTTCCGGTGCGACAGTCATTGCCTGGGCGGTGTCCCGTGCCATTGACGGTGCGGGCTGGACATCCATTCGTGATGAGCTTCCCGCTATCGCACGTGCAGCGCAGGAAAAGCGGGTGACCACCTTTAGCGCTTCCATGGCGGCACGTTTGGAGCTGGCTTTGGATGTGGTGAAGCAGGGCAGGGGCGTGGAATCGACCATGCAGCAAATTTACGATCTGGTTGGCACTGGAACCAGCACCATTGAATCAGTGCCAGCAGCCATTGCCATGGTGGAACTGGCTGAGACCAATCCTAATCGTTGCGCGATCCTGTGTGCCAATCTCGGTGGTGATACCGACACCATCGGCGCGATGGCGGTCGCCATCTGTGGTGCGCTGAATGGCATCGATAGCATTGATAGCGAATTGAAAGCCGAGTTGGACGCCGCCAACGCACTGGATTTCACCCGCTATAGCGCCGCTTTCACCCGTTTCCGTCAGCAGCGGGAGGCCGCCTATGTTAACGCCTGA
- a CDS encoding AzlD domain-containing protein, with protein sequence MQNNLIVAGIALLAVGTYAIRFAGYRLGSRMQMSDRARNMLSDAATVLLLAVAVTTALFEGTHFAGVARISGVLFAVFLAWRRTPLILVIIGAALMTALLRYLGVP encoded by the coding sequence ATGCAAAATAATCTGATCGTTGCTGGCATAGCGCTGCTGGCGGTAGGAACGTATGCCATCCGCTTTGCCGGTTATCGCCTGGGAAGCCGCATGCAGATGTCCGATCGCGCGCGCAATATGCTTTCGGACGCGGCCACGGTTTTGCTGCTGGCGGTGGCGGTGACGACGGCGCTATTTGAAGGTACCCACTTCGCCGGCGTGGCGCGCATCTCAGGCGTATTGTTTGCGGTATTTCTCGCCTGGCGCCGCACACCATTGATTCTGGTGATCATTGGCGCGGCGTTGATGACCGCCTTGCTGCGTTATTTAGGCGTCCCCTGA
- a CDS encoding tautomerase family protein, whose translation MPEIVVYAAEGRTVEQKKKLLRAVTAAVADSFEIDANSVTVSIIETPKHHKSKGGVPFDER comes from the coding sequence ATGCCCGAAATCGTTGTGTATGCGGCGGAAGGTCGTACGGTTGAGCAGAAGAAGAAATTATTGCGAGCGGTCACCGCGGCGGTGGCGGATTCGTTTGAGATCGATGCCAATTCGGTGACGGTTTCCATCATCGAAACGCCAAAACACCATAAATCAAAAGGCGGCGTGCCATTTGACGAGCGGTGA